In Desulfovibrio oxyclinae DSM 11498, a single genomic region encodes these proteins:
- a CDS encoding two-component system sensor histidine kinase NtrB, translating into MTPTTTLSDLIGIEHSKLGFFQELQQTVVELQQSNSELESQRREIAAIIDGITDVMMVLSEDLEIISVNNEFHNLFPEGNPIGKHCHELFRDTMDACPECPAFQSLSTNSVCKETAVFKIDGCNRQFEMIASPLKTPGGGANRVLIFKRDVTTEKEFQAKYYQAEKMATVGTLSTGIAHEVNNPLMAISGYAEGIQRRLRKHAEAMPEEVAREFAEYTETILKECSRCQKIVRSLLNFGHPETSVFGFVNLNSVIKETLTILGYHLKKSRKLAIELELSEDLPLIYADEPRLNQVVLNLLTNAADAMDGKKGAITIRSFIKENDFIVIEVEDQGIGIPPDIRNRLFDPFFTTKSVGKGIGIGLSTCYGIVKDHNGEINVRSAEGEGSCFTVTLPIQQEK; encoded by the coding sequence ATGACTCCGACGACGACCCTGAGTGACCTGATAGGCATAGAGCACTCGAAACTCGGTTTTTTTCAGGAACTCCAGCAGACAGTCGTGGAGCTTCAGCAGTCCAACAGCGAACTGGAAAGCCAGCGTCGTGAGATTGCGGCCATCATTGACGGCATTACGGACGTGATGATGGTCCTGTCCGAGGATCTGGAGATTATCTCGGTCAACAATGAGTTCCATAACCTGTTCCCAGAAGGCAATCCCATCGGAAAGCACTGCCATGAGCTGTTCCGCGATACCATGGACGCCTGTCCGGAATGCCCAGCCTTTCAGTCCCTTTCGACCAACTCCGTTTGCAAGGAAACGGCAGTCTTCAAGATCGACGGGTGCAACCGGCAGTTCGAGATGATCGCCTCACCCTTGAAGACGCCGGGCGGCGGCGCGAACCGGGTGCTGATCTTCAAGCGGGACGTGACCACGGAAAAAGAGTTTCAGGCCAAGTATTATCAGGCTGAAAAGATGGCGACGGTGGGCACGCTGTCAACAGGCATCGCCCATGAGGTCAACAATCCGCTCATGGCGATTTCCGGTTATGCCGAAGGAATCCAGCGAAGGCTCAGAAAACATGCCGAAGCCATGCCCGAGGAGGTTGCCCGGGAGTTCGCCGAGTATACCGAGACCATCCTCAAGGAGTGTTCAAGGTGCCAGAAGATTGTCCGAAGCCTGTTGAATTTCGGGCATCCCGAAACGTCGGTCTTCGGCTTTGTCAATCTGAACAGTGTCATCAAGGAAACCCTGACGATTCTGGGCTATCATCTGAAGAAGTCCCGAAAGCTCGCCATCGAACTGGAGTTGAGCGAGGATCTGCCTCTCATCTATGCGGATGAACCCCGGCTCAATCAGGTGGTGCTCAATCTCCTGACCAATGCGGCTGACGCCATGGATGGGAAAAAGGGAGCCATCACCATCAGATCATTTATCAAGGAAAACGACTTCATCGTGATAGAGGTGGAGGATCAAGGGATAGGCATCCCGCCGGACATCCGGAACAGGCTTTTCGATCCGTTCTTCACGACCAAGTCCGTGGGCAAGGGAATAGGCATCGGCCTGTCCACCTGTTATGGAATAGTCAAGGACCACAACGGGGAGATAAATGTCAGGAGCGCCGAGGGTGAAGGCTCCTGCTTTACGGTGACCCTCCCCATCCAACAGGAAAAATAG
- a CDS encoding iron-containing alcohol dehydrogenase gives MLSTKFAIPDVIFGRGAITHLAQCAKRVGAERVFFVSDQGVEDSGWVGLVKGMLRANDLECVYFNDVNSNPRDKQVQEGVEIYREGKCDVVIALGGGSPMDAAKGIATIVGNGGEIKDYEGANRIMRPLPPMIFIPSTAGSSSDISQFCIITDMERRVKMSIISRSLVPSISIVDPQLLVTQDRSLILAAGVDALAHAIESYVSKLASPFTDLHARNAIQLIIANLERAAEEKDIEALEQLSIASTSAGMSFSNAGLGDLHALAHALGGLCDVLHGWVHPTLLPSVMRYNLPSCMAKMGEIGRLVTGSNTGSDRDAAMMGIEKLEQWFEKLQLNTKLQKLVPNREDLMHVCNMATHDACHLTNPRPASAEDLMSVCEEAW, from the coding sequence ATGCTCAGCACCAAATTTGCCATTCCTGACGTTATCTTTGGCCGTGGGGCCATTACTCATCTGGCGCAATGTGCCAAGCGGGTCGGGGCTGAGAGAGTCTTTTTCGTCAGCGATCAGGGAGTGGAGGATTCCGGCTGGGTCGGTTTGGTCAAGGGAATGCTTCGGGCCAACGACCTTGAGTGCGTGTATTTCAATGACGTGAACTCCAACCCGCGGGACAAGCAGGTTCAGGAAGGCGTTGAAATCTACCGCGAGGGGAAGTGTGATGTGGTCATTGCGCTTGGTGGCGGAAGCCCGATGGATGCGGCCAAAGGCATTGCCACCATCGTGGGCAACGGCGGGGAGATCAAGGACTACGAAGGCGCCAACAGGATCATGCGTCCGCTGCCGCCCATGATCTTCATCCCGAGCACGGCAGGAAGCAGCTCCGATATTTCCCAGTTCTGCATCATTACCGATATGGAACGGCGGGTGAAGATGTCCATAATCAGCCGGTCGCTCGTTCCCAGTATCTCCATAGTTGATCCCCAGCTGCTCGTGACCCAGGACAGAAGCCTCATTCTGGCGGCGGGTGTCGATGCCCTTGCGCACGCCATTGAGTCCTACGTATCCAAGCTCGCTTCCCCGTTTACGGACCTCCATGCCCGGAATGCGATCCAGCTGATCATAGCGAATCTGGAGCGTGCTGCCGAAGAGAAGGACATCGAGGCGCTTGAACAGCTCTCCATCGCCAGCACTTCTGCCGGAATGTCTTTCAGCAACGCGGGACTCGGCGATCTTCATGCTCTTGCTCACGCGCTGGGCGGCCTGTGCGATGTCCTGCACGGCTGGGTGCATCCCACGTTGCTGCCTTCCGTTATGCGTTACAACCTGCCTTCATGCATGGCGAAGATGGGAGAGATAGGGCGACTGGTCACGGGCTCGAATACCGGATCGGACCGGGATGCCGCCATGATGGGGATTGAAAAGCTTGAGCAGTGGTTCGAGAAACTGCAACTCAATACCAAACTGCAAAAGCTGGTGCCGAACAGGGAAGATCTGATGCATGTCTGCAATATGGCGACGCATGATGCGTGTCATCTGACGAATCCGCGGCCCGCTTCGGCCGAGGATCTCATGTCCGTGTGCGAGGAGGCGTGGTGA
- a CDS encoding TOBE domain-containing protein translates to MKNPERAGRMCPRQFFSVSENVKYLESAQLEALEQAFIQWRDAAKRADSVRARLRLWLIFMLLRHSGARLGEVLALDDRAAFSSVANTVRLGDGERSREVPLSDAVYAEVVRTLESPAGCGLRGDFFHVDPGYFRRICYARGRECGLSRDMVGPTVLRNTRAVEMLRSGVPITVVKEMLGQSSLDLTAPFQRFTPQDAASIMQKSLRGRTSARNAFTGHVVDIRTDAVMAQVVLETRSGLRLCAVITVDSLENLDLRVGSPLEATVKAPLVNVLSCDEHPGGSACNRLCAKVVRVTDSPVLTEVLARLPDGTDVCALISAESAGAMDLATGTEAQFWFKALSVVLNTG, encoded by the coding sequence ATGAAGAATCCCGAGCGGGCGGGGAGAATGTGTCCACGCCAGTTTTTCAGTGTTTCCGAAAATGTGAAGTACCTTGAGTCCGCGCAGCTTGAAGCGCTGGAGCAGGCGTTCATTCAATGGCGGGATGCGGCGAAGCGGGCGGACAGCGTGCGCGCAAGGCTGCGCTTGTGGCTCATCTTCATGCTCCTGAGGCATTCCGGGGCGAGACTGGGCGAAGTGCTTGCGTTGGATGACCGTGCAGCTTTTTCGTCGGTTGCGAATACCGTTCGGCTGGGCGACGGGGAGCGCAGTCGTGAAGTCCCCCTGTCCGACGCGGTTTACGCAGAGGTCGTCCGGACCCTTGAAAGTCCTGCGGGGTGCGGTTTGCGAGGCGATTTCTTTCATGTCGATCCCGGTTACTTTCGTCGCATCTGTTATGCCAGAGGCCGTGAATGCGGCCTGAGCCGCGATATGGTCGGACCGACCGTTCTGCGCAATACCCGTGCGGTGGAGATGCTTCGCAGCGGCGTGCCCATTACCGTGGTCAAGGAGATGCTCGGCCAGTCCTCGCTTGACCTGACGGCGCCGTTCCAACGGTTCACGCCGCAGGACGCGGCGTCCATCATGCAAAAAAGCCTTCGCGGAAGAACCAGCGCGCGCAACGCTTTTACCGGGCATGTGGTGGATATCCGAACCGACGCGGTCATGGCACAGGTCGTACTGGAGACCCGGTCCGGTCTGCGCCTGTGTGCCGTCATCACCGTGGACAGTCTGGAGAATCTGGATTTGCGGGTCGGCTCTCCGTTGGAAGCGACGGTCAAGGCGCCGTTGGTGAACGTGCTGTCCTGCGATGAACATCCTGGCGGGAGCGCGTGCAACCGCCTGTGCGCCAAGGTCGTACGCGTGACGGATTCCCCGGTGCTCACCGAAGTGCTGGCGCGGCTACCGGACGGAACCGACGTGTGCGCGCTCATTTCTGCGGAAAGCGCAGGGGCTATGGATCTTGCTACCGGAACCGAAGCGCAGTTCTGGTTCAAGGCTCTTTCAGTAGTATTGAATACCGGCTGA